The genomic stretch GCCCCACGAAGCCGAACCCGGCGAAGAACGCGAGCCCGACGGCGGCCGGCATCCCCACGCAGTAGAAGGCGCCGAGGTTGATGTTGGCACCGGCCCGCGGCCGCGCGCTGCCGCGCAGCACCCCGCACCCTGCCGTCTGCGGGCAGTTCCCGAGTTCGCACAGCCCGAGCAGGGGCAGCGCCGCGCTGGTCAGAGCGAGTACGTCCGGGTCGCAGGTGAACATCCTGGTCCACGAGCGGCGCACAGCGACGGCGAAGCAGAGGGAGGCGACGCCGACGGCGGCGCCGCAGTTGAGCCCGACTTTGGCCGCGCGGCGAGCGCGGTCGGGCCGGTTCGCACCGAGTTCGTTGGCGACGCGTGTGGAGACGGCGAAGCTGAGGGAGGAGGGGAAGACATAGAGGAGGGAGGTGGTCTGGATGAGGACGCCCATGGACGCGACGGCCGCGCGGCGGTCGACGAGGAGACCGCAGAGGATGATCATAATCTCGTACCACCACCACTCCAAGCACACGGATGCGCAGCTGGGAACGGCGAGGCAGAGGAGCGTGTTCCATCCTCGGAAACACTCGCCGGAGAAACagaggaggccgcggaggtggcCGGAGAAATAAATGTAAAAACAGAGGAAGGCGACGAGATTGAGATTGGTGAAAACAGAGGCGTAGGCAACGCCGGGGAGTCCAAGGCCGAGGACCGAGACGAAGAGGTAGTTAACTGGAAGGTGGAGGGCGAGGGAGAGGCCGGCGCAGACGGTGAGCGGGAGCGTCACGGACTGTGCGCGGAG from Zingiber officinale cultivar Zhangliang chromosome 5B, Zo_v1.1, whole genome shotgun sequence encodes the following:
- the LOC121984958 gene encoding protein DETOXIFICATION 49-like, whose amino-acid sequence is MCGHRRSAHGFLTVPLATGEVVKPANWVALAVGEAKAIVSLAWPMVFTGLLLYSRSMISMLFLGRLGDLSLAGGALAIGFANITGYSVLAGLAAGMEPLCGQAFGAGQIGLVRLALHRTVLLLLCAAAPISLLWLYIRPILLLLGQDTALAAAAATYLHASLPDLLIHSFLHPLRVYLRAQSVTLPLTVCAGLSLALHLPVNYLFVSVLGLGLPGVAYASVFTNLNLVAFLCFYIYFSGHLRGLLCFSGECFRGWNTLLCLAVPSCASVCLEWWWYEIMIILCGLLVDRRAAVASMGVLIQTTSLLYVFPSSLSFAVSTRVANELGANRPDRARRAAKVGLNCGAAVGVASLCFAVAVRRSWTRMFTCDPDVLALTSAALPLLGLCELGNCPQTAGCGVLRGSARPRAGANINLGAFYCVGMPAAVGLAFFAGFGFVGLWLGLLAAQATCVALMLAVIGLTDWDAQAERAQQLTGGAIAEKGVVATKDSVVEKEETIKLLIKIEQHQIVTF